One window from the genome of Nitrospiraceae bacterium encodes:
- a CDS encoding pyruvate ferredoxin oxidoreductase: MYNVAQVTDEKCVAKKGCRLCIMYCPEANCLDLNSDKMIAEVHIERCKGCELCKVVCDAAKHEAIEMVAVNSDGTLMDKAGEAAELGQAYQG; this comes from the coding sequence ATGTATAATGTTGCTCAAGTGACAGATGAGAAATGTGTGGCGAAAAAAGGCTGTCGGCTCTGCATTATGTATTGTCCGGAGGCCAACTGTCTGGATCTCAATTCAGACAAAATGATTGCCGAAGTGCATATTGAGCGGTGCAAGGGGTGTGAGCTCTGTAAAGTCGTATGTGACGCCGCTAAACACGAAGCGATTGAAATGGTCGCCGTGAATTCAGATGGGACCTTAATGGATAAGGCTGGAGAAGCTGCGGAATTGGGTCAAGCCTATCAGGGATAA
- a CDS encoding 2-oxoacid:acceptor oxidoreductase family protein, with translation MIIRRINIRMSGLGGQGAVTAAHVMAMAASKDGKFAISNPFFGAEKRMAPAESYCRIGLRKIYDRGELVFPDVIQVFHPQVITMGKSYTMPFYSGIKEGGLVIINTDMPLLSDEDVKRLKDLNVSVFNIPGTNIALEIAGTELATNMTMIGSVAGITKCVSMNGLDLALQERFGKKFVASGGTATLDEAIKKKFAKKEMLLKKNLDTVARSYEIAAEWAEKNNVELMVGEATAA, from the coding sequence ATGATTATACGTCGAATCAATATCCGAATGTCAGGTCTGGGAGGGCAAGGTGCCGTGACTGCGGCACATGTCATGGCTATGGCTGCATCCAAAGATGGGAAGTTTGCCATTTCGAATCCATTTTTTGGGGCCGAAAAGCGTATGGCTCCGGCCGAAAGTTATTGCCGAATCGGACTCAGAAAAATTTACGACAGGGGCGAGCTGGTGTTTCCAGATGTGATCCAAGTGTTTCATCCTCAGGTTATTACGATGGGGAAGAGTTATACGATGCCATTTTATTCCGGGATTAAAGAGGGTGGGCTTGTGATCATCAATACTGACATGCCTCTCTTGTCCGATGAAGACGTGAAACGACTCAAAGACCTGAATGTATCGGTCTTTAATATTCCAGGGACGAATATTGCCTTAGAAATCGCCGGGACTGAATTGGCAACGAACATGACCATGATTGGTTCCGTGGCCGGGATCACAAAGTGTGTTTCCATGAATGGATTGGACCTGGCTTTACAGGAGCGCTTCGGGAAAAAATTCGTGGCCTCTGGTGGTACGGCAACCCTGGACGAAGCCATTAAGAAGAAGTTTGCCAAAAAAGAAATGTTGTTAAAGAAGAACCTCGATACGGTAGCCCGATCCTATGAAATAGCAGCAGAATGGGCTGAGAAAAACAACGTGGAATTGATGGTCGGAGAAGCCACGGCCGCATAA
- a CDS encoding ferredoxin oxidoreductase: MSKERIKIAEELFDIMPAEYQDLVKRATYGNEQRGWKDIGNAKELIEEHSLCAGCPESMAFRYILASLPSPEDTVMVGSTGCTSLVFPHVAVHNIHSLFGNQNAIASGLKRALTVRFPDRHKDVVVLAGDGATVDIGLDMTLQAWFRQEKFTTICFDNELYANTGGQESGLMQKGFVAKMAPVGKTFEKVRLPEIARESGCHYVVNCTVSKPNLIEKVIKNAVHIAREIGPTYLQLYTPCILEIGKNSMEGLQEMRDSEKPTERFAYKEYVSEPAKELLAELAAKEKERKAAAKKQLAGQTA, from the coding sequence ATGAGTAAAGAACGAATAAAAATCGCAGAGGAGTTGTTTGACATCATGCCCGCTGAATACCAGGATCTGGTCAAACGGGCAACGTATGGGAATGAACAACGAGGATGGAAGGATATCGGTAACGCAAAGGAACTTATTGAAGAGCATTCTCTTTGCGCCGGATGTCCAGAGTCCATGGCATTCCGCTATATCCTCGCGTCATTACCCAGTCCTGAGGATACCGTCATGGTGGGCTCAACAGGATGTACCAGTTTGGTATTTCCACATGTGGCGGTCCACAATATCCATTCATTGTTCGGCAATCAGAATGCCATTGCGTCCGGGTTAAAACGGGCGTTGACGGTTCGGTTCCCTGACCGCCATAAAGACGTCGTGGTGTTAGCAGGAGACGGAGCTACCGTGGATATTGGTCTGGACATGACCTTGCAGGCCTGGTTCCGTCAGGAAAAATTTACCACCATTTGTTTCGATAACGAGCTATATGCCAATACAGGTGGTCAAGAGAGTGGGCTTATGCAAAAGGGTTTTGTTGCCAAGATGGCCCCGGTAGGCAAAACCTTTGAAAAAGTTCGCCTTCCAGAAATTGCCCGGGAGTCCGGCTGCCATTATGTGGTGAATTGCACGGTCAGCAAACCAAATCTCATTGAAAAAGTGATTAAAAATGCTGTGCATATTGCGAGAGAAATTGGACCGACTTACCTCCAATTATATACCCCATGTATCCTGGAAATTGGAAAAAACAGCATGGAAGGCTTACAGGAAATGCGTGATTCTGAAAAGCCAACGGAACGGTTTGCTTATAAAGAGTATGTAAGCGAACCGGCTAAGGAATTATTGGCCGAATTGGCAGCGAAAGAAAAAGAACGAAAAGCTGCAGCCAAAAAGCAACTTGCCGGCCAAACAGCATAA
- a CDS encoding ferredoxin oxidoreductase — translation MAAQASFIGQKNKKEQVYTDPWHMMNEAPRTPSFFTGSEVIKEAVRRASCDIMVAYPITPQSEAAALCGELFAEGYIGDYFRGESEFAVMSQCAGAAFGGARVFTTTAGPGTMRAMENFPMWAGARLPIQMIVTCRGINSPLSIQPDTLEISYLMQTGMLVWHAETAQDFYDWILKGYMVSEEPDVHLPLALCCDGFFVTHTKDMVDLTPVDMCLPPYDPYRSPVPCMDMECPPVRMMRDPFVMKSNYISYATHASWQQEVWAAVERSRKHTIRWMDGLIDTENTDADVIVVASGTAVSQSREAIAMLEEEGIRVGLVKVKTLRPWPGDEIREATKHAKHIIVPEFNVIGWLAREVSATIPNNERIHAGPHVCGGMTMPPEIIAAEIKTVLGVKAPTLAGRGG, via the coding sequence ATGGCCGCTCAAGCTTCTTTCATAGGACAAAAAAACAAAAAAGAACAGGTGTATACCGATCCTTGGCACATGATGAATGAGGCGCCAAGAACACCGTCTTTCTTTACTGGAAGTGAAGTCATAAAAGAGGCTGTACGGCGAGCCTCCTGTGACATAATGGTCGCGTATCCCATTACCCCTCAAAGTGAAGCTGCCGCCTTGTGTGGAGAACTCTTTGCTGAAGGATATATTGGTGATTACTTCCGAGGGGAAAGCGAATTTGCCGTCATGTCTCAATGCGCGGGAGCCGCTTTTGGTGGCGCCAGAGTGTTTACCACCACGGCGGGACCAGGCACCATGCGGGCTATGGAAAATTTCCCCATGTGGGCCGGAGCGCGGCTGCCTATTCAGATGATTGTGACCTGCCGTGGCATCAACTCTCCTCTCTCCATTCAGCCGGATACTTTAGAAATTTCCTACTTAATGCAAACGGGTATGCTGGTGTGGCATGCGGAAACAGCTCAAGATTTTTATGACTGGATTCTCAAGGGCTACATGGTATCGGAAGAGCCTGATGTTCATTTGCCATTGGCCTTATGCTGCGATGGTTTTTTTGTGACCCATACAAAAGATATGGTTGATCTAACTCCCGTCGACATGTGTTTGCCTCCCTACGATCCCTATCGATCGCCGGTTCCGTGTATGGATATGGAATGTCCTCCTGTTCGAATGATGCGGGATCCTTTTGTAATGAAAAGTAACTATATTAGTTATGCCACTCATGCAAGCTGGCAGCAGGAGGTATGGGCCGCTGTTGAACGGTCGAGGAAGCACACCATCCGTTGGATGGATGGACTGATTGACACCGAAAATACCGATGCAGATGTTATTGTGGTGGCCTCGGGAACCGCAGTTTCGCAAAGCCGTGAAGCGATTGCGATGTTGGAAGAGGAAGGAATTAGGGTTGGTTTAGTGAAGGTTAAAACCTTGCGGCCATGGCCTGGAGATGAGATCAGGGAGGCCACTAAGCATGCCAAGCACATTATTGTTCCTGAATTTAATGTCATTGGATGGTTAGCCCGTGAAGTGAGCGCAACGATTCCGAATAATGAACGGATTCATGCGGGCCCACATGTGTGTGGTGGAATGACGATGCCGCCTGAAATCATCGCCGCGGAAATCAAAACTGTGTTAGGGGTCAAGGCACCTACGTTGGCTGGGCGTGGGGGTTGA
- a CDS encoding carbon monoxide dehydrogenase: MGIRLPDPGQGHIHGSIVSEEEALEEAARQFLAAKVPTIFPGPLVLWAWNDKAAKKAKAIRHLYETIKECVDSSCQHAMLIPMPDYRPKYPKINPEIEINPNHPNLTIWHNKIDACMFVGVHCHQANLSLKIIRGGTNCYTIAMCAQAGHEDAMLSVRDATADKIIRLADWVKKLKGTVAPPAKH, translated from the coding sequence ATGGGGATCAGGCTTCCCGATCCAGGACAAGGACATATTCATGGTAGCATAGTTTCCGAAGAGGAAGCGTTGGAGGAGGCTGCCAGGCAGTTTCTTGCGGCAAAAGTGCCCACGATCTTTCCGGGCCCATTGGTTCTGTGGGCATGGAATGACAAGGCCGCCAAGAAAGCCAAAGCTATCCGTCATTTGTATGAAACCATCAAAGAATGTGTGGATTCCTCTTGTCAACATGCTATGTTGATTCCCATGCCGGACTATAGACCGAAATATCCTAAAATTAATCCTGAAATCGAAATAAATCCAAACCACCCTAATTTGACTATCTGGCATAATAAAATTGATGCCTGCATGTTTGTGGGCGTTCATTGTCATCAGGCCAATCTTTCTCTCAAGATCATTCGTGGTGGTACGAACTGCTACACGATTGCCATGTGTGCTCAAGCTGGTCATGAAGATGCGATGTTATCCGTTCGTGATGCGACAGCCGATAAGATAATCAGATTGGCGGATTGGGTGAAGAAATTGAAGGGAACGGTCGCCCCTCCAGCGAAACATTAA
- a CDS encoding 3'(2'),5'-bisphosphate nucleotidase CysQ: MSDFSHEIDIASHLARKAGEVIMNIYQNDFAIMYKGIDDPVTKADQQANTLIVDELHTHFPQDSIVAEESTLPSKSLTTGRVWYIDPLDGTKEFIARNGEFSIMIGLTIDTHTKLGVVYWPTRDHLYVGLTDQTAWMEHNGICQKLSALPSKSPNKLSLVTSRSHRSPILSIIQQSLHIHKEQQLGSVGLKIGQIAQGNADLYIEPSPYTKAWDACAPEAILRGAGGCFTDIHGKPIQYGLNNFRNLHGLVGSTPEIHQRVIQALTGRCYSCEG; the protein is encoded by the coding sequence ATGTCCGACTTTTCTCATGAAATTGATATCGCCTCTCACCTGGCTCGGAAGGCAGGGGAGGTTATCATGAACATCTATCAAAATGATTTTGCGATCATGTACAAGGGTATTGACGATCCCGTCACTAAGGCCGATCAACAGGCCAATACCCTTATCGTAGATGAATTACACACCCATTTCCCACAGGATTCCATCGTGGCGGAGGAAAGCACCCTCCCCTCCAAATCTTTGACGACAGGCCGAGTCTGGTACATAGACCCCCTGGATGGAACAAAAGAGTTTATTGCACGCAACGGGGAGTTTTCCATCATGATCGGACTGACCATAGATACTCACACCAAACTCGGCGTTGTCTACTGGCCTACCCGTGACCACCTCTATGTCGGCCTGACAGATCAGACGGCTTGGATGGAACACAACGGGATTTGCCAAAAACTCTCAGCCCTCCCATCCAAAAGCCCCAATAAGCTCTCACTCGTCACCTCTCGATCCCATCGATCCCCAATTCTTTCTATCATTCAACAATCATTGCACATCCATAAGGAACAACAGCTGGGAAGCGTGGGACTGAAAATCGGCCAGATTGCCCAAGGAAACGCGGACCTCTACATTGAACCGAGTCCGTATACCAAGGCATGGGATGCCTGTGCGCCTGAAGCTATTTTGCGGGGAGCCGGCGGGTGTTTTACCGACATCCACGGTAAACCCATCCAATATGGACTCAATAACTTTCGCAATCTTCATGGGTTGGTCGGAAGTACTCCAGAGATTCATCAACGTGTCATTCAAGCCTTGACGGGTCGATGTTACTCGTGTGAAGGTTGA
- the trmFO gene encoding methylenetetrahydrofolate--tRNA-(uracil(54)-C(5))-methyltransferase (FADH(2)-oxidizing) TrmFO — MRTDLVIIGGGLAGSEAAWQAANAGARVTLYEMRPKEETAAHKTEHLAEIVCSNSLGSNDPLSAPGMLKEEMRQLHSLIIRVADEVRIPAGTALAVDRDQFACRVTRALAEHPNIKILREEIHGIPDDALCIIATGPLTSPKLSEAIIQFTQSKNLFFFDAISPIVDADSLNTDRTFMASRYEKGTADYVNCPMDEETYNAFYDALIEAERVQPKSFENVPYFEGCLPIEVMADRGRQTLLFGPLKPVGLIDPKTGQRPYAVLQLRPENAHGSCYNLVGFQTKLTYPEQRRIFRMIPGLEQAEFLRCGSIHRNTYINAPILLQSTLQVKKQPRIFFAGQLVGVEGYVEAAASGGIAGINAARILSGRAPVTPPPSTAHGALLHYITTCEPKYFQPINSNFGLYPPLDTPVRDKQKKRQLIQERATTHFKAWMTQSELS, encoded by the coding sequence ATGAGAACAGACCTTGTTATTATCGGAGGCGGCCTGGCCGGATCGGAAGCGGCCTGGCAGGCGGCCAACGCTGGAGCCAGAGTGACCCTGTATGAAATGCGGCCTAAAGAAGAAACAGCCGCACATAAGACTGAACATCTGGCCGAGATTGTCTGCTCAAACTCCTTGGGGTCGAATGATCCTCTCAGCGCTCCTGGAATGTTGAAAGAGGAAATGCGGCAATTGCACTCCTTGATCATCCGAGTTGCCGACGAGGTGCGGATCCCGGCAGGAACGGCATTAGCGGTGGATAGAGACCAATTTGCCTGCAGGGTGACCCGGGCATTAGCCGAACACCCGAATATCAAGATTCTTCGAGAAGAAATCCATGGAATTCCCGATGATGCGCTGTGCATAATTGCCACCGGCCCATTGACCTCACCAAAATTGTCTGAGGCAATCATCCAGTTCACCCAATCGAAAAACCTGTTTTTCTTCGACGCCATCTCTCCAATCGTGGATGCGGACTCACTCAACACAGACCGGACGTTTATGGCATCACGATATGAAAAGGGAACGGCGGATTACGTGAATTGTCCCATGGACGAAGAAACCTATAACGCCTTCTATGACGCATTGATCGAAGCTGAACGGGTCCAGCCAAAGTCTTTCGAGAACGTGCCGTATTTTGAAGGGTGTCTCCCGATTGAGGTCATGGCCGACCGTGGTCGCCAAACCTTATTGTTTGGTCCCCTAAAGCCTGTGGGATTAATTGATCCCAAAACCGGCCAACGGCCCTATGCTGTGCTACAATTACGTCCGGAAAACGCTCATGGCTCCTGCTATAATCTGGTAGGGTTTCAAACCAAACTCACCTACCCGGAACAACGCCGAATCTTCAGAATGATTCCTGGCTTGGAGCAGGCTGAATTTTTACGCTGTGGAAGCATTCACCGAAATACGTATATCAATGCACCGATCCTCCTCCAAAGCACTTTGCAGGTAAAAAAACAGCCACGTATCTTTTTTGCCGGACAATTGGTTGGGGTAGAAGGCTATGTGGAAGCTGCGGCCAGTGGAGGGATAGCTGGAATCAATGCCGCTCGCATCCTATCAGGACGTGCTCCGGTCACCCCACCGCCTTCTACCGCCCATGGAGCATTGCTCCATTACATTACGACGTGTGAGCCAAAATACTTTCAACCGATTAACTCAAACTTTGGGCTATACCCGCCACTTGATACACCGGTGCGAGACAAACAGAAAAAACGACAACTCATCCAAGAACGGGCCACTACCCATTTCAAAGCATGGATGACGCAATCCGAGCTTTCGTAA
- a CDS encoding tyrosine recombinase XerC: MDDAIRAFVMYLQLERGVSPETRRSYQSDLKQFMAHIRHTLSGSDLSEPGAIDSLHIRSYLKSLSDQGLKKTSLARKLACLKSFFRFLVEDGRISRNPASNVRSPRQGTRLPTVLTKDEANTLLDSSASQQWIELRNHAILETLYASGARVSELVGINWADVDLETRSIRLRGKGKKERMVPIGTVAADAILEYQRHPPHKKKIIQSGTSAPPVPYSGSHPLFLNARGGRLTARSVERMLKQETEHRFTKTVTPHTLRHSFATHLLDEGADLRAIQELLGHASLATTQKYTHVATDQLMAVYDRAHPRSGSSHSVPPEGDPLKP; this comes from the coding sequence ATGGATGACGCAATCCGAGCTTTCGTAATGTACCTTCAATTGGAACGGGGAGTTTCGCCTGAAACACGCCGCAGTTATCAGTCCGACCTCAAACAATTCATGGCGCACATTCGACACACACTTTCCGGGAGCGATCTTTCAGAACCTGGCGCCATTGACTCACTCCATATTCGATCCTATCTCAAGAGTCTCAGCGATCAAGGGTTAAAAAAAACCTCCCTTGCCAGAAAACTGGCGTGCCTCAAAAGCTTTTTTCGTTTTTTAGTTGAAGACGGACGGATTTCGCGTAATCCAGCCTCCAACGTTCGTTCGCCTCGACAAGGGACACGTCTTCCCACCGTCCTCACCAAGGACGAAGCCAATACCCTGTTAGATTCGTCAGCTTCCCAGCAATGGATTGAGCTGAGAAACCACGCCATTCTAGAAACTTTGTATGCAAGTGGGGCCCGGGTATCAGAACTAGTCGGGATAAATTGGGCGGATGTGGATCTAGAAACCCGATCGATCCGACTGCGGGGCAAAGGGAAAAAAGAGCGGATGGTGCCTATCGGCACCGTGGCAGCTGACGCCATCCTGGAATATCAACGTCATCCACCCCATAAGAAAAAGATTATACAATCCGGAACATCGGCCCCACCGGTGCCCTACTCGGGATCACACCCTCTTTTTCTCAATGCTCGAGGAGGACGGTTGACCGCCAGAAGCGTCGAACGCATGCTGAAGCAAGAGACCGAACACCGCTTCACTAAGACGGTCACTCCCCACACCCTGCGCCATTCCTTTGCCACCCACCTCCTCGATGAAGGAGCCGATCTGCGAGCCATCCAGGAACTCTTGGGCCATGCCTCGCTCGCCACAACCCAAAAATACACCCATGTGGCCACTGACCAACTCATGGCCGTTTATGACCGGGCACATCCCCGATCCGGCTCTTCTCACTCCGTACCCCCAGAAGGAGACCCTCTCAAACCATGA
- the hslV gene encoding ATP-dependent protease subunit HslV, which yields MKIRSTTILCVRKGPIVAMGCDGQVTVGSTIMKSNAKKLRKMHQDKVLSGFAGATADAFTLFEKFDAKLEEYRGNLTRAAVELAKDWRTDRVLRRLEALLAVADREHSFIITGTGDVVEPEDGILAIGSGGPYALSAARALLAHTELPPSQVVEQSMKIAAGIDIYTNHHIVIEELLS from the coding sequence ATGAAGATTCGATCCACAACGATTCTATGCGTACGCAAGGGGCCTATAGTAGCCATGGGCTGTGATGGGCAAGTCACCGTCGGCAGCACCATTATGAAAAGTAACGCCAAGAAACTCCGGAAAATGCATCAAGACAAGGTGCTCTCCGGCTTTGCCGGGGCGACCGCGGATGCGTTTACCTTATTTGAAAAATTCGACGCCAAGCTGGAAGAGTATCGAGGGAATCTGACCCGAGCAGCCGTTGAACTGGCGAAGGATTGGCGAACCGATCGGGTCCTTCGACGACTAGAAGCGCTATTAGCGGTGGCCGACCGCGAGCATTCATTTATTATTACCGGCACAGGTGATGTGGTCGAACCGGAAGACGGGATTTTGGCCATTGGATCAGGGGGACCTTACGCGTTATCTGCGGCTCGCGCCCTCCTGGCTCACACCGAACTGCCACCGTCCCAGGTTGTCGAACAGAGCATGAAGATCGCCGCCGGAATCGACATTTATACCAACCATCACATTGTTATTGAGGAGTTATTGTCATAA
- the hslU gene encoding ATP-dependent protease ATPase subunit HslU, producing MEQETSPTPKKLDSLTPRQIVEELDRYVIGQRDAKRMVAIALRNRWRRQQLSPELRDEIVPKNIIMIGPTGVGKTEISRRVSKLADAPFIKVEASKFTEVGYVGRDVESLIRDLTDLSINMVKTAYLEKVQKKAEDLAEERVLDMLLPPSPSSPSFEPTEESAGASTQQKQDQQDSTRSKLRLQLREGKLDNRMVEIEIKERGGLPVGIISNIGGMEDLEHNLRDMLGGMMPGKKKNRRMKVSEALKFMAQEEAQKLIDMEEVTKEAITRTEQSGIVFLDEIDKIAGREKHTGPDISREGVQRDLLPIVEGSTVNTKHGPVKTDHILFIAAGAFHVAKPSDLIPELQGRFPIRVELEPLTKDDLIRILTEPKNALVKQYHALLSTEGIALEFTKDGIEEIAATAVQVNDRTENIGARRLFTIVERLLEDVSFEAQDLQEKEVVINAQYVRDHLQSIVKDEDLSRYIL from the coding sequence ATGGAACAAGAGACTTCACCAACACCCAAAAAATTGGACTCCCTTACTCCACGCCAAATCGTGGAGGAGTTAGACCGCTACGTCATTGGGCAACGGGACGCCAAGCGCATGGTCGCCATCGCCTTGCGAAACCGCTGGCGGCGCCAACAGCTCAGCCCGGAACTCCGTGATGAAATCGTCCCGAAAAATATCATCATGATTGGCCCTACAGGGGTCGGGAAAACAGAAATTTCCCGACGAGTCTCTAAATTAGCAGATGCGCCATTCATTAAAGTTGAAGCTTCCAAATTCACCGAGGTGGGGTACGTCGGCAGGGACGTGGAATCTCTGATTCGTGACCTCACCGATTTATCCATTAATATGGTCAAAACGGCTTATCTGGAGAAGGTTCAAAAAAAGGCTGAAGACCTAGCCGAAGAGCGGGTCTTAGATATGCTGCTTCCGCCCTCGCCGTCGAGCCCCTCATTTGAGCCCACTGAGGAGTCCGCAGGGGCTTCCACTCAACAGAAACAGGATCAGCAGGACTCCACCCGCTCAAAACTGCGCCTCCAGCTGCGCGAAGGCAAGCTGGATAATCGGATGGTGGAAATAGAAATTAAAGAACGAGGAGGACTTCCGGTTGGAATCATTTCCAATATCGGGGGAATGGAAGATCTTGAGCACAACCTCCGGGATATGCTCGGCGGCATGATGCCGGGCAAAAAGAAAAATCGCCGGATGAAAGTCTCAGAGGCCCTGAAATTCATGGCCCAGGAAGAAGCGCAAAAACTTATTGATATGGAAGAAGTCACCAAGGAGGCTATTACCCGCACGGAACAATCGGGAATCGTCTTCCTGGACGAGATTGACAAAATTGCCGGACGGGAGAAACACACAGGCCCCGACATTTCCCGTGAAGGTGTGCAACGAGACCTTCTCCCGATCGTGGAAGGGTCAACGGTCAACACCAAACATGGCCCGGTCAAAACCGATCATATTTTGTTTATTGCCGCGGGAGCATTTCACGTGGCCAAACCCTCCGACTTGATTCCGGAATTACAAGGCCGGTTCCCTATTCGTGTAGAACTGGAACCCCTCACGAAAGATGACCTCATCCGCATTTTAACCGAACCCAAAAATGCTCTCGTCAAACAATATCACGCGTTACTGAGCACAGAAGGGATCGCGTTGGAATTTACCAAAGACGGGATTGAAGAAATTGCAGCAACCGCTGTGCAGGTGAATGACCGGACCGAAAACATCGGCGCACGACGGCTCTTCACGATCGTGGAACGGTTATTGGAAGATGTCTCGTTTGAAGCCCAAGATCTTCAGGAAAAGGAGGTCGTAATCAATGCCCAGTATGTGCGGGATCACCTTCAAAGTATTGTGAAAGACGAAGACCTCAGCCGGTACATTCTGTAA
- the argB gene encoding acetylglutamate kinase has translation MNKLIKKADILIEALPYIRTLAGKTVVIKYGGSAMVQEELKEGFAEDVVLLKYVGLQPIIVHGGGPQINEMLDKFGIEAKFLHGVRVTDQPTMEVVEMVLGGKINKEIVSLLNQHGAKAVGLTGKDGRLLTTKPFNPKSLIHTYSGSTDVLHPEDYGLVGQVSHVDTTLLQTLQEANFIPVIAPIGVDAKWQTHNINADLVAGSVAAAVQAEKLLVLSDVKGIRDANNRHVSTLSKKDMERMVKKQVISAGMLPKVHACLTALQGGVRKAHIIDGRVAHAVLLEIFTDKGIGTEILA, from the coding sequence ATGAACAAACTGATTAAAAAAGCGGACATCCTGATTGAAGCACTTCCCTATATTCGGACCCTGGCCGGGAAAACCGTGGTCATCAAATATGGGGGGAGCGCAATGGTTCAGGAGGAACTCAAGGAAGGCTTCGCCGAAGATGTCGTCTTATTAAAATATGTTGGATTGCAACCGATTATCGTTCATGGCGGTGGGCCACAAATTAACGAAATGCTGGATAAATTCGGCATTGAGGCAAAATTCCTGCATGGAGTTCGGGTCACGGATCAGCCAACCATGGAAGTCGTCGAAATGGTCCTCGGTGGAAAAATCAACAAGGAAATCGTGTCGTTACTGAACCAGCATGGCGCCAAAGCTGTCGGACTCACCGGCAAGGATGGTCGCCTTCTGACCACAAAACCATTTAATCCCAAGAGCCTGATTCACACCTACAGCGGATCAACCGACGTGCTGCACCCTGAAGACTACGGCCTCGTCGGCCAAGTCAGCCATGTCGATACCACCTTGCTGCAGACGCTTCAAGAGGCGAATTTCATTCCGGTCATTGCGCCAATTGGAGTCGACGCCAAATGGCAAACGCACAACATCAATGCCGATCTGGTAGCAGGTAGCGTCGCTGCAGCGGTTCAAGCCGAAAAATTACTGGTCTTGAGCGATGTCAAAGGCATTCGTGATGCCAATAACCGGCATGTCTCCACTCTCTCCAAAAAAGACATGGAACGCATGGTCAAAAAGCAGGTCATCAGCGCAGGCATGCTCCCCAAAGTTCATGCCTGTTTAACCGCCCTTCAGGGTGGCGTCCGTAAGGCGCACATTATTGATGGACGGGTGGCTCATGCGGTGTTACTCGAAATTTTCACCGACAAAGGCATCGGGACAGAAATTCTGGCATAA
- a CDS encoding isochorismatase family protein, whose product MKLSKHSSPSDSSPLQTSTVPQPDQHSALLLVDLQNDLFPGGALAVPEANSLIPFINAYIKHFSRQGWPILATRDWHPANHSSFTEQQGPWPAHGVQGSRGAQFHSDLVLPPGMMVISKGTDPKKDSKSGFDGTSLADRLEDLNVQTLFVLGLPTEHCVKHTVLDGCQRGLRVVLLTDATKGSSLQQDGSANVLQEMTDAGACLANSRDIGIPASFG is encoded by the coding sequence ATGAAACTTTCCAAGCATTCCTCCCCATCGGATTCTTCTCCTCTTCAAACCTCGACCGTTCCCCAACCCGATCAGCATTCCGCGCTCCTCTTAGTCGACCTACAAAATGACTTATTTCCGGGTGGGGCACTGGCCGTGCCCGAGGCAAACAGCCTTATTCCTTTTATCAACGCCTACATTAAGCACTTCAGCCGGCAAGGCTGGCCCATATTGGCAACCAGAGATTGGCACCCGGCAAATCACAGCTCCTTCACCGAGCAACAGGGGCCTTGGCCGGCCCATGGAGTCCAAGGATCACGCGGAGCTCAATTTCATTCCGACTTGGTCCTTCCTCCCGGGATGATGGTCATTTCTAAAGGAACCGATCCGAAGAAAGATTCGAAATCCGGCTTTGATGGTACGAGCCTGGCCGACCGACTGGAAGATCTTAACGTCCAAACATTGTTTGTCCTGGGACTACCGACCGAGCATTGCGTCAAACACACGGTTCTCGATGGCTGTCAACGCGGACTTCGAGTCGTCTTGCTCACTGATGCCACAAAGGGTAGCTCCCTCCAACAGGATGGCTCCGCGAATGTGCTCCAAGAAATGACCGATGCCGGCGCCTGTCTCGCGAATAGTCGCGATATCGGGATCCCCGCCTCTTTCGGCTAA